Proteins encoded together in one Lathyrus oleraceus cultivar Zhongwan6 chromosome 5, CAAS_Psat_ZW6_1.0, whole genome shotgun sequence window:
- the LOC127082722 gene encoding F-box/kelch-repeat protein At3g06240-like, with protein sequence MKRLTDHVTIEKVSDHIPDDLAFSIMLKLPLKSLKRFSCVHKSWSFLFENPYFMNLYLDNFISSDHSSYEGVLCLHIQHIMPYFQNRPVIYLLSGERFENKVKLDWPPLFQENDRGVCVFGSAINGIVCLYQGLTPTVVLCNPSTMEFKALPPSPTEILAQNVIGFFFLHGFGYDHFRDDYKVIRHISYSLNGYNVEEDMDDTPNKLSYDDMWEIYSLRSNSWRKLDINLTYGYGSYVSAFVYVNGMCHWWNDDDDDPLLVSFDLRDEVCYTTSIPLNIPTPLDLEKIVDFIFVNRHLVVLNESIGLISNYANTSTTFHISILGELGVKESWTKLFIIGPLPCIESPIGEGNNGDLFFKRKDGKIARFNLKTQMVEELGIKGQFCDSQVVICKKNLLCIGRINN encoded by the coding sequence ATGAAGAGATTGACAGATCATGTTACTATTGAAAAGGTTAGCGATCATATTCCTGACGATCTTGCATTCTCGATTATGTTGAAATTGCCTCTTAAATCTTTGAAACGATTTAGTTGTGTACACAAATCATGGTCCTTCTTATTCGAAAATCCATATTTCATGAACTTATACCTGGACAATTTCATATCTAGTGACCATTCTTCTTATGAAGGGGTTTTATGTCTCCATATACAACATATTATGCCATATTTTCAAAATCGTCCTGTGATATACTTGCTTTCGGGAGAGAGATTTGAGAATAAGGTAAAATTAGATTGGCCACCTCTATTTCAAGAGAATGATCGGGGTGTTTGTGTTTTTGGTTCCGCTATTAACGGAATTGTTTGTCTCTACCAAGGGCTTACACCCACTGTTGTATTATGTAACCCATCAACCATGGAATTTAAGGCCCTTCCTCCTAGCCCTACCGAGATCTTAGCACAAAATGTGATAGGATTCTTTTTTCTTCATGGATTTGGTTATGATCATTTTAGAGATGACTACAAGGTGATTCGACACATATCTTACTCGTTAAATGGATATAATGTTGAAGAAGATATGGATGATACTCCAAACAAGTTATCATATGATGACATGTGGGAGATATACAGTCTAAGAAGTAATTCTTGGAGGAAACTTGATATTAATTTGACTTATGGTTATGGGTCTTATGTGAGTGCTTTTGTGTACGTAAATGGAATGTGTCACTGGTggaatgatgatgatgatgatccATTACTGGTGTCATTTGACTTAAGAGATGAGGTATGTTATACAACATCGATTCCCTTGAACATACCCACACCCTTAGATCTGGAAAAAATTGTTGATTTTATATTTGTGAATAGACACTTGGTGGTATTAAATGAGTCTATTGGCTTGATCTCAAATTATGCCAACACGAGTACTACTTTTCACATATCAATTTTGGGTGAACTTGGTGTAAAGGAGTCATGGACTAAACTCTTCATTATTGGACCCTTACCTTGCATTGAGAGTCCTATTGGAGAGGGAAATAATGGTGATTTATTCTTCAAAAGAAAAGATGGGAAAATAGCGAGGTTTAATTTGAAAACCCAAATGGTTGAGGAGCTTGGTATTAAAGGGCAGTTTTGCGATAGCCAAGTAGTCATTTGCAAGAAAAATCTTCTTTGCATTGGAAGAATAAATAATTGA